In the Colletotrichum lupini chromosome 4, complete sequence genome, CTGAGCATTTTGGGTCTTCTAACAACCATTTGCTTAAGAGATGAGATCGGCCACGTTCATGGGCATCTCATCGATCTGGGTAGAGTAGTACACTATTATCGTAATTAGCATCTTAACGCTTGACAACTTGGAGACAAATACTCACACTCAATGTCCCGCAGAATGCGCACATCCTCGCTAGTAACGAAGTTGATGGCAACACCCTTACGTCCAAAGCGACCGCTGCGACCGATACGGTGGATGTAGTTCTCACGGTTACTTGGCAGGTCGTAGTTGATGACCAAACTGACCTGCTGCACGTCGATACCACGCGCCCACACATCGGTAGAGATGAGCACACGGCTGTTGCCCTGGCGGAAGTCCTGCATAATGCTGTCGCGCTCCTTTTGCGGCATGTCGCCGTGCATACTGCTGACGGTGAAGTTGGCCTCGCGCATCTTGTCCGTCAACCAGTCGACCTTTCTGCGGGTGTTGCAGAAAATAACGGCCTGGGTAATGGTCAGGGTGTCGTAAAGATCGCAAAGGGTATCAAACTTCCAGTCCTCCTTTTCGACGGCGATGAAGTACTGCTTCAATCCTTCGAGTGTCAACTCGTCACGCTTGACCAGGATACGAACGGGATCGGTCATAAACTTGGTCGTCATGTCGAGTACATCGTACGGGAGGGTAGcgctgacgacgacgacctgCGTCGCAGGGGGCAGGTATCGGTAGACGTCGTAGATCTGCTCGCGGAAACCGCGGTTGAGAAGCTCGTCGGCCTCGTCGAGAACGAGCATCTTGATGTGGCGTGTACGGAGATGACGGCGACGGATCATATCGGCGACACGGCCAGGGGTGCCGGAGACGATGTGCTGGCCGTAGTCGAGCTTGCGGATATCCTCGCCCACGTTGGTGCCACCGATGCAGGCGTGGCACTGGACGTTCATGTAGTCGCCGAGAGCCATGACGACAGACTGAATCTGGGTCGCGAGTTCGCGCGTCGGAGAGAGGACGAGGGCCTGGGTCTCGCGCACCGCCGTATCGATAACCTGGAGCATGCTGATCGAGAAGGTGGCCGTCTTACCCGTACCGGACTGAGCCTGGGCGATGGTGTCGCGACCCTTGCAGACCTGGACAATGGCGCGGGACTGCACGGCCGAGGGGGATTCGTAGCCATAAGCGTAGATGCCGCGGAGGAGGTTCTCTAGGGACGGGGTGTCAGTAAGCGCCATTTTCATGGCATCAAGTGCAGTAATAATACTGGGCAGCCTTACCCTTGAGGGACATGGACTCAAAGGTCGGGTGGACCGTCACTTCCTTGGAGGTCGAAAACTCCATCCTCTCCTCCGCCTTGCGATCGATTCCGCTTCCTTCCGCCATGATGATGGTTTAATTCGGTGGTGTGGCGAGTGATGGTGCTGCTTAGACAATGTGTCGCGATGATGTgtgtgtggtggtggtggattTGCAGGCGGACGATGCAAGCAGGTCGATGGAAATTTTAGAGGGGCGCGCTGAAGCTTCTACAGCGCGACTGCATGTCAGTGGCCACTGCCTGTATCTAGCGCTGGCAGCATGTCTTCCATCCACTGCAAGGGCCGGGACGGAAAATCACATCCGCCGACACTGTGAGAATCTTACTGGCCTTTCCACAGGGTATCA is a window encoding:
- a CDS encoding ATP-dependent RNA helicase FAL1, with protein sequence MAEGSGIDRKAEERMEFSTSKEVTVHPTFESMSLKENLLRGIYAYGYESPSAVQSRAIVQVCKGRDTIAQAQSGTGKTATFSISMLQVIDTAVRETQALVLSPTRELATQIQSVVMALGDYMNVQCHACIGGTNVGEDIRKLDYGQHIVSGTPGRVADMIRRRHLRTRHIKMLVLDEADELLNRGFREQIYDVYRYLPPATQVVVVSATLPYDVLDMTTKFMTDPVRILVKRDELTLEGLKQYFIAVEKEDWKFDTLCDLYDTLTITQAVIFCNTRRKVDWLTDKMREANFTVSSMHGDMPQKERDSIMQDFRQGNSRVLISTDVWARGIDVQQVSLVINYDLPSNRENYIHRIGRSGRFGRKGVAINFVTSEDVRILRDIELYYSTQIDEMPMNVADLIS